DNA sequence from the Glycine soja cultivar W05 chromosome 18, ASM419377v2, whole genome shotgun sequence genome:
GGGGAGAGAGTTTTTGCAATACTTTTAATTTGAGGATCCTCACGGAGTGAGGGTCTTAATCTTTTTTGGTGCAGTGTGGAGTGTGGTTGGATGTTGGTTCGCCCTTAACCGAGAGCTTATCTATAACACAAAGTCCTAGAAGTTACGAGTGCTTATGCATGAAGTAGCTTACAGACCAAGGACTTGTCCATATTGTAGTCTTGAAAACTACCAGTGCTTAAATATGAAATAGCTTGAAAGTACAACCGAAGGCTTGTccataatatttcatttttatataaaaataaaatacattgtaAGATTAAAATTCCTAAAATTGTAACTACACAACTTCATGATTCCTTTGGTGGCATTTAAGATACTTAATTTGTTTCTCTATTTAAAAGACTTGATTACGAGGacaaaaaagattaattatattggtaaaaaaataattataaacttagttttgaaattaattCACCAGTTAACTTgagttgaattttgaaaaagtttgattaaatctttagaaaaaaaacacattatatttaataaagggtaaaatgtgttttttgtttctctaaaaatttctaaaatctgattttagtcctttaaatttttttatcctattttcgtttttataatttaaaaataatttacttttgGTCCTCTTAATGGCATTTAATGACAATTATAAACTGTCagaaaagttaaattaattttatttaattattagtaaTTCAGccatctaaaaaatattaaaccacTCACTCACTCCATTTTTAAACTTGGTGAAATCCTTGCTATCATTTGGGCATGCAGGTGCCGCCCAAAAGCTCCATCAATGAGCGAGGTAGTGCCATTGACCAGATTGTGACCAATTGTAGCATTGGGCTGACGAAGCCCAGATTGTGCCCAACACAAAACATGGCTACAGAATTCATGACCTTTCTTTTGTTGTTTGATCAGAAATTCCTTGTtttatacacacaaaaaaactaaaagttaatATCTTCTTGTGTTTGACCAGAAattcctttttatgtttgaacGATAAATCAGAAGAAAAattctataattatttaaaaccaatgCTTATTTTCATATTCTGTTAAGTATTGGACAGCAAAAGTAAGCGGTCATGTTCTAAATGAAATCACAAATGATGGAAGTGTATATTTGTACAATTTTAAACGAGAAATGCTTATCCAATAAAACAATGCACCTAGACAAGTATAACCCTTAAAACATGTTAATTAAAGTTTATTAATAGAGATAAATTTGACTTGAAAATTGAGAAAATCTTTATGCTTTTGAAATCCATGATTAGTCACTGTAATGGTAATCAAAACAACTagtaccaataaaaaaatctagaatcttaaaaaacaaataaacgtGTGGTGTGACAATTCATTGAAATATAgagaccccaaaaaaataaagaagaaaaaaaccgtagccatgaaaatgatgaaagaaaCAAGTAGCAGTATAAACCAATTGGAGttggagagaaaagaagaagaatctaGAAAGCTGAAATGAATAGGATTCACAGCAGATATAGCAAAGCTCACACTAACATCAATTTATGATAACAACCTCAAAATCAAGTTATCAGTGTGTCACCCTGacttttcaaaaacaattatttgttGCTTCATATTTCACTGTGATTTCATAATAGATTTTCACTCATCTTACTTGACTCCAAGCATTCTATATATCTAGTGCCTCCACGCATCTCTACCCTCAAATCTTCACCACACAACACTACCTCAATTACTCAACTAAAGCTTCATTCATTCATCGTGTCGTGTTGTGTTCTTTGCAACCATGCTTCTTAGAACAGcgtcctctttctctctcttcaacgCCAACGGCGACCATATACTACTCCCTTCCTCTGTTCGCTACTCTCAGGGCAAACACTTGGTTCCATGCGCTACCAAGAACTCCAATAACCGGCCCTTAACCGGCGTCGTATTTGAACCCTTTGAAGAGGTCAAGAAGGAGCTCGACCTTGTTCCCACTGTCCCACAAGCTTCCCTTGCTCGCCAGAAGTACACCGATGAGTCTGAGGCTACTATCAACGAACAGATCAAGTGCGTTCCCCTGCTTCTACCttatctccttttttttttttttcttttctcacttcaaaaaataaaacttttaattattgtaaGTTTTAACTTTGCAAATTTTACTATTcaaagtttttaactttttgtatattttaacgCAGTGacgtgtgaaaaaaaaattaaagatataacaaAATGATGCTGGTAAATCTAATGATAAAATACACAAATAGAAACTGATAAAATTTGAGAAAAGTATAAAGTTGGATGATAagctttgttaaaaaaataactttaatgtgataaaatttataattaaaccaaaaataaattaacacatTAAGTCTCTTTTTTAGTTATATTGATGAATCGTTATAAATTACATGATTTTTATGGGTAGCCAGGGTAGGAGTTGAAGAAGGGCTTTTATCTGTTTCTGGGTTTATGTTGTTTGATGggctttaatttctttttcttcttctgcttcTCTTTGCAGTGTGGAGTACAATGTTTCGTACGTTTATCATGCGATGTTTGCCTACTTCGATAGGGACAATGTTGCGCTCAAGGGTCTTGCCAAGTaatgttttgattatttatttataggttCTGTTGTGtagggttttttgttttttacctTGTGAGTAGTTAATTAATGACTGATGATTACAGGTTTTTCAAGGAGTCAAGCGAGGAGGAAAGGGAGCATGCTGAGAAATTGATGGAATATCAGGTAGTATAAATTACAGCTTTCAATCTCCGAGAATATGCTGCATGTGTCAATTGAATATGCAAATTTTCAATCTTGTCTTCTAGAAAGTGATtctgagattttatttttatttgtgtgtgTTAATGTGATTTTCAGAACAAGCGAGGTGGAAAGGTGAAGTTACAATCTATAGTGATGCCTCTTACTGAGTTTGACCATGAGGAAAAGGGAGATGCGCTATATGGTTAGTGTGTCTGCTATCCCTTCTTCTGTTTAGTTTTTTCATGtgttttatgatttataataaaacTTTTCACTTTTGTGGCATTGCTGCGCATTTAGTTTATTAAGATATGTGTGTTTTAGTTTGTCGAGgcttatatttttagaattttaaaacatatatagcTAAGCTGAAATGAATAGGATTCACAGCATCCTCAATCGTATGAACTCCAATTGCTTGTTTTTTAGTACCATATTCCTTGTATGTTCCATAATCTCGAGCTCGATTGTCCACTTGAAATATTctataaaatgaaatgaattctGATTTAACATTgcgtttatcttttttatatgcACACGTTGATTTAATTCTGTTAGGAAGTACATTATTTCTTAATTCTTAGCAGAAACGTTGCATACAAATACACATGATGCAATGTAAGCCAACTTTTGTTCAAAGTGTTTTGCTTTGTCTGATGAACTTCCCCTGCGAAATTTGTATGTTTGGCACTAAAtgtattttgtgtttgtttcttgTTGCAGCAATGGAACTTGCCCTGTCGTTGGAGAAGCTGACAAATGAAAAGCTGCTTAACTTGCACAGTGTAAGATATCAAGATTGTTTGGTCCTAGTTTTGGATTCATAGCATGTTTGGATTTGATTCAATTTTGTCATAATCAATTCCAAAACCACGTTGAAAGCTAAAACAACAAATGGTTACTTccactttttcaaattttcaccATGATTTTAGGTCTTAGAATCAGCCATAGTAGCTATCCAAACCTGCATGACATTTGTCTCATTTATGTTCACTTTGATGTTTTTAAAGTGGCAATCCATATATTTGAACATGTTGGATGTTGTTTGACAGGTTGCCTCAAAGAACAATGATGTGCAATTGGCAGATTTTATTGAAAGCGAGTTTTTGGGTGAACAGGTAATGTGACGTTGCAATTTATTAAACTTTCTTATGGGTTACTGGCAGAATGGTTTGCACATGATTATATGCAAAGCACTGCAAGGAAGCTTTTGTCGATCTAAAACTcagcactttt
Encoded proteins:
- the LOC114397537 gene encoding ferritin-3, chloroplastic-like, whose product is MLLRTASSFSLFNANGDHILLPSSVRYSQGKHLVPCATKNSNNRPLTGVVFEPFEEVKKELDLVPTVPQASLARQKYTDESEATINEQINVEYNVSYVYHAMFAYFDRDNVALKGLAKFFKESSEEEREHAEKLMEYQNKRGGKVKLQSIVMPLTEFDHEEKGDALYAMELALSLEKLTNEKLLNLHSVASKNNDVQLADFIESEFLGEQVEAIKKISEYVAQLRRVGKGHGVWHFDQMLLHEEGVAA